The following coding sequences are from one Nicotiana tabacum cultivar K326 chromosome 1, ASM71507v2, whole genome shotgun sequence window:
- the LOC142164841 gene encoding uncharacterized protein LOC142164841: protein MKKKLENAKGLWPEVLPEVLWAYCTIPKTSTGETPYSLVYGTDAMIPVEVGEPSLRYSNESGPSDDENRSQDLDEAEERRDMAYIRMVAQKQQVERYYNKKAKVRPLKVKDYVLKAKMQASKDPQEGKLGTNWDSPYKITAASSKGSFQLETMEGKVLPNNWNVAHLKYVNF, encoded by the coding sequence atgaaaAAGAAACTCGAAAACGCCAAGGGACTATGGCCAGAAGTGCTGCCAGAAGTGTTATGGGCATATTGCACCATACCAAAGACGAGTACAGGGGAAACACCATACTcactagtctatgggactgatgcaaTGATACCAGTTGAGGTCGGGGAACCAAGTCTAAGATACTCAAATGAAAGCGGGCCAAGCGACGACGAGAATAGAAGTCAAGATCTCGATGAGGCCGAAGAACGAAGAGACATGGCTTACATAAGAATGGTGGCCCAGAAGCAACAAGTAGAGCGATACTACAACAAAAAAGCCAAGGTCAGGCCACTCAAAGTCAAGGACTACGTACTCAAAGCCAAAATGCAAGCGAGCAAAGATCCACAGGAAGGAAAACTGGGGACCAATTGGGATAGCCCATACAAAATCACGGCGGCATCAAGCAAAGGGTCGTTCCAACTGGAAACAATGGAGGGAAAAGTGCTACCGAACAATTGGAATGTCGCTCACCTCAAATACGTCAACTTCTAA